The following are from one region of the Klebsiella aerogenes genome:
- the hmsP gene encoding biofilm formation regulator HmsP translates to MRVSRSLTIKQMAMVASVSMAFVFVFCSILLFHFVQQSRFTTATQLESIARSVREPLSASILKADIPEAEAILGRIQPAGIVSRADVVLPNQFQALRMRFIPERPVPVMITRMFELPVQISLPIYSLERPANPQPLAYLVLQADSYRMYKFVMSALATLVTTYLLLVLMLTVALTWCINRLIVRPLRVIARELNDIPQQERLGHQLSMPRLHQDDELGMLVRCYNRNQQSLLRQHDELSLQSTRFPISELPNKAFLMALLEQTAARPQPAALLVVACETLQDAAGVLKESQREMLLLTLVEKLKAVIPANMVLAQVSGYDFAIFAPGLSEPWEAVSLSKQVLTSVSERLPLHGIQLRPCASVGIAMFNNELSAEQFYRRAVSAAVTARRKGKNQIEFFDPEQMEKAQRRLMEEQDILTALDNQQFAIWFQPQVEAASGEICGAEVLLRQRQADGSWSLPSDLIARIESCGLMVPVGYWVMEEACRQLAAWQQQGIMLPLSVNVSLLQLMHPDRGAELQALITRYRIAPGTLVLEVTESRRLDDPQAVIALLRPLRESGTRIALDDFGMGYAGLRQLQHMKSLPVDILKIDKAFIDMLPEDTSMVPAIIQLARGLKLRIVAEGVENEAQFTWLRGAGVDIAQGYLFGCALPLESFMQRFLHADKDDANL, encoded by the coding sequence TTGCGCGTCAGCCGTTCACTTACAATTAAACAGATGGCGATGGTCGCGAGCGTGTCCATGGCGTTTGTATTCGTCTTTTGTTCTATTTTGCTGTTCCACTTTGTGCAACAGAGTCGCTTTACCACGGCCACGCAATTAGAAAGTATCGCCCGTTCCGTTCGCGAGCCGCTGTCGGCATCGATTTTAAAGGCCGACATCCCCGAGGCGGAAGCCATCCTGGGCCGCATTCAGCCTGCTGGCATCGTCAGCCGGGCGGATGTGGTGCTACCCAATCAATTCCAGGCGCTACGGATGCGTTTTATTCCCGAGCGCCCGGTACCGGTGATGATCACCCGCATGTTTGAACTGCCGGTGCAAATATCCCTGCCGATCTATTCGCTGGAGCGCCCGGCTAACCCGCAGCCGCTGGCCTATCTGGTGCTACAAGCAGACTCATATCGCATGTACAAATTTGTCATGAGCGCCCTTGCGACGTTAGTGACTACTTACTTACTTTTGGTGTTGATGCTAACGGTGGCGCTCACCTGGTGTATCAACCGCCTGATTGTTCGCCCGCTACGCGTCATTGCTCGCGAGCTTAACGATATCCCACAGCAGGAGCGCCTCGGGCATCAGCTGAGCATGCCGCGGCTGCATCAGGATGACGAACTTGGCATGCTGGTGCGTTGCTACAATCGTAACCAGCAATCGCTGCTGCGCCAGCATGATGAACTGTCGCTGCAGTCGACTCGCTTCCCGATCTCGGAGCTGCCTAATAAAGCCTTTTTGATGGCATTGCTGGAGCAAACCGCCGCCCGCCCGCAGCCTGCGGCGCTGCTGGTGGTGGCGTGTGAAACCTTGCAGGATGCCGCAGGCGTGCTGAAAGAGAGCCAGCGCGAGATGCTGCTGCTGACGCTGGTCGAGAAGCTCAAAGCGGTTATTCCGGCCAATATGGTACTGGCCCAGGTCAGTGGTTACGATTTCGCTATTTTCGCCCCCGGCCTTAGTGAACCCTGGGAAGCGGTCTCATTAAGTAAGCAAGTGCTCACTTCAGTTAGCGAGCGATTGCCGCTGCACGGCATTCAGCTGCGTCCCTGCGCCAGCGTCGGCATCGCGATGTTTAATAACGAACTGAGCGCTGAACAGTTTTATCGCCGGGCGGTATCTGCGGCGGTGACTGCTCGCCGCAAAGGTAAAAACCAGATTGAGTTCTTTGACCCGGAACAGATGGAGAAAGCGCAACGCCGGTTGATGGAAGAGCAGGATATCCTCACTGCGTTGGATAATCAGCAGTTTGCTATCTGGTTCCAGCCGCAGGTGGAGGCGGCCAGCGGCGAAATCTGCGGCGCGGAAGTGCTGCTGCGCCAGCGTCAGGCTGATGGTAGCTGGTCGCTGCCGTCAGACCTGATTGCGCGGATTGAAAGCTGCGGACTGATGGTGCCGGTAGGTTACTGGGTGATGGAAGAAGCCTGTCGTCAGCTGGCGGCGTGGCAACAGCAGGGGATCATGCTGCCGCTGTCGGTAAATGTCTCGCTGTTGCAACTGATGCACCCCGATCGTGGCGCTGAACTGCAGGCGCTGATTACCCGTTACCGTATCGCGCCCGGTACGCTGGTGCTGGAGGTGACAGAAAGCCGCCGGCTCGACGATCCGCAGGCGGTGATTGCCCTGCTGCGTCCGCTGCGCGAGTCTGGTACGCGAATTGCCCTTGATGATTTCGGCATGGGTTATGCCGGGTTGCGCCAGTTGCAGCATATGAAGTCGCTACCGGTGGATATCCTGAAAATTGATAAAGCCTTTATCGATATGTTGCCGGAAGATACCAGCATGGTACCGGCGATTATCCAGCTGGCGCGTGGGCTTAAGCTGCGGATTGTCGCTGAGGGCGTGGAAAACGAGGCGCAGTTCACGTGGTTGCGAGGGGCGGGCGTGGACATCGCCCAAGGGTATCTCTTTGGTTGCGCCTTGCCGCTGGAGTCTTTTATGCAGCGCTTCCTGCATGCCGATAAAGATGATGCAAATTTGTAA
- a CDS encoding dicarboxylate/amino acid:cation symporter, which yields MKLSLFKSLYVQVLSAIAIGILLGHFYPELGAQMKPFGDAFVKLIKMVIAPVIFCTVVTGIAGMESMKAVGRTGAVALLYFEVVSTIALIIGLIIVNVVQPGAGMNVDPATLDAHAVAVYAEQAKDQGVVAFLLDIIPGSVIGAFASGNILQVLMFAVLFGFALHRLGSKGQLIFNVIESFSQVIFGIINMIMRLAPIGAFGAMAFTIGKYGVGTLVQLGQLIICFYITCILFVVLVLGSIARATGFSIFKFIRYIREELLIVLGTSSSESALPRMLDKMEKLGCRKSVVGLVIPTGYSFNLDGTSIYLTMAAVFIAQATNSHMDIFHQVTLLVVLLLSSKGAAGVTGSGFIVLAATISAVGHLPVAGLALILGIDRFMSEARALTNLVGNGVATIVVAKWVKELDSKQLDDVLNNRDPVNKSQELSS from the coding sequence ATGAAACTCTCTCTCTTCAAAAGCCTCTATGTCCAGGTTTTGTCGGCTATAGCCATCGGTATTTTGCTGGGCCATTTCTACCCGGAGCTTGGCGCGCAAATGAAACCGTTCGGCGACGCCTTCGTAAAACTGATTAAAATGGTCATCGCCCCGGTTATCTTCTGTACCGTTGTGACAGGTATTGCCGGGATGGAAAGCATGAAGGCCGTCGGTCGCACCGGTGCGGTGGCGCTACTCTATTTCGAAGTGGTGAGTACCATTGCGCTGATTATCGGTCTTATCATTGTTAACGTGGTGCAACCCGGCGCGGGCATGAACGTCGATCCGGCGACGCTGGATGCGCACGCGGTGGCGGTCTATGCTGAGCAGGCCAAAGATCAGGGTGTTGTTGCCTTCTTACTCGATATCATCCCGGGCAGCGTGATCGGCGCGTTCGCCAGCGGCAATATTCTGCAGGTGCTGATGTTTGCTGTCCTCTTCGGTTTTGCTCTGCATCGCCTGGGCAGCAAAGGCCAGCTGATTTTTAACGTTATCGAAAGCTTCTCGCAGGTTATTTTCGGCATCATCAATATGATCATGCGTCTGGCGCCGATCGGCGCTTTCGGTGCGATGGCCTTTACCATTGGTAAATACGGCGTCGGTACCCTGGTGCAACTGGGTCAGTTGATTATCTGCTTCTATATCACCTGTATTCTGTTCGTCGTGCTGGTGTTGGGTTCTATCGCACGGGCGACTGGCTTTAGCATCTTCAAGTTCATTCGCTATATTCGCGAAGAGCTGCTGATTGTTCTCGGTACCTCGTCCTCTGAATCCGCGCTGCCGCGAATGCTGGATAAAATGGAGAAGCTGGGCTGCCGTAAATCGGTGGTGGGGTTGGTTATCCCGACCGGTTATTCCTTCAATCTGGATGGTACCTCCATCTACCTGACGATGGCGGCGGTGTTTATCGCCCAGGCCACTAACAGCCATATGGATATTTTCCATCAGGTGACCCTGCTGGTTGTCCTGTTGCTCTCCTCGAAAGGGGCGGCGGGCGTCACCGGTAGTGGGTTTATCGTGCTGGCGGCGACGATCTCTGCGGTGGGACATCTGCCGGTAGCGGGCCTGGCGCTGATTTTGGGTATCGACCGCTTTATGTCCGAAGCGCGCGCGCTGACCAACCTGGTGGGTAACGGCGTGGCGACCATCGTGGTAGCGAAATGGGTGAAAGAGCTTGATTCCAAACAGCTTGATGATGTGTTGAACAACCGCGACCCAGTGAACAAATCGCAAGAATTATCCTCTTAA
- a CDS encoding pitrilysin family protein encodes MQGTKIRLLTGGLLMMATAGSVQAEALQPDPAWQQGTLANGFSWQVLATPQRPSDRVEVRLSVNIGSLSESTQQSGFSHFIPRLALTQSGSLPTMQARSLWQQSIDPKRPLPPAIVSYDFTLFNLSLPNNRNDLLKEALSWLADANGKLDITQKAINHALQGGDMVATWPLDTQEGWWRYRLKGSTMLGHDPAAPMKQPIDIKQLKEFYQKWYTPDAMTLIIVGNVDSRSVAEQINKTFGELKGKRETPVAVPTLSPLPATPVSIMTEAVSQDKLSIMWDSPWQPIRDSAALQRYWRDDLAREALFWHVQQNLSKSNVKDIGLGFDCRVLYQRAQCAINIDSPGERLNANLGAVSRELAKVRDNGLPQEEFDALIAQKNLELQKLFATYARTDTDILISQRMRSLQNQVVDIAPEQYQKLRQEFLNSLTVDMLNQYLRQQLSQDMALVLQQPKGEPEYNMKDLKATWEKLMVPAPAAAVSAAPEAVDAHSEASDIPPAQ; translated from the coding sequence ATGCAGGGCACAAAAATTCGACTCTTAACCGGTGGTTTGCTGATGATGGCGACGGCCGGTTCTGTGCAGGCAGAAGCGCTCCAGCCGGACCCGGCCTGGCAACAAGGGACGTTGGCGAACGGTTTTTCGTGGCAGGTGCTGGCCACGCCGCAGCGCCCTAGCGATCGCGTCGAAGTCCGCTTGTCCGTGAATATTGGCTCGCTGAGTGAAAGCACTCAGCAGAGCGGCTTCAGCCATTTCATTCCGCGCCTGGCGCTGACCCAAAGCGGCAGCCTCCCGACGATGCAGGCGCGTTCGCTGTGGCAGCAGAGTATTGACCCGAAGCGTCCTCTGCCGCCGGCGATTGTTTCTTACGATTTCACGCTGTTTAACCTGAGCCTGCCAAATAACCGCAACGATCTGCTGAAAGAGGCGCTGAGCTGGCTGGCGGACGCCAACGGTAAGTTGGACATTACCCAGAAGGCAATCAACCATGCGCTGCAGGGCGGTGATATGGTGGCGACCTGGCCGTTGGATACCCAGGAAGGCTGGTGGCGCTATCGCCTGAAGGGCTCGACGATGCTCGGCCACGATCCGGCGGCGCCGATGAAGCAGCCGATCGATATTAAGCAGCTCAAAGAGTTTTACCAGAAGTGGTATACCCCGGATGCGATGACGCTGATTATCGTCGGTAACGTCGATAGCCGCAGCGTCGCTGAGCAGATCAACAAAACCTTCGGCGAACTGAAGGGCAAACGCGAAACGCCAGTGGCCGTGCCGACGCTCTCTCCGCTGCCAGCTACGCCGGTTAGCATCATGACCGAGGCCGTGAGTCAGGATAAGCTGTCGATCATGTGGGATTCTCCGTGGCAGCCGATCCGCGATTCCGCCGCGCTGCAGCGTTACTGGCGCGATGATTTAGCGCGTGAAGCGCTGTTCTGGCACGTGCAGCAGAATCTGAGCAAAAGCAACGTTAAGGATATTGGCCTCGGCTTCGATTGCCGGGTGCTGTACCAGCGCGCTCAGTGCGCTATCAATATCGACTCACCGGGCGAGCGCCTGAATGCGAACCTGGGCGCGGTGTCGCGCGAGCTGGCGAAAGTGCGTGACAACGGCCTGCCGCAGGAAGAGTTTGATGCGCTGATTGCGCAGAAGAACCTCGAGCTGCAAAAACTGTTCGCCACCTATGCGCGAACCGATACCGATATCCTGATTAGCCAGCGCATGCGTTCGCTGCAAAATCAGGTGGTGGATATCGCGCCGGAGCAGTATCAGAAGCTGCGTCAGGAGTTCCTGAATTCACTGACGGTCGACATGTTGAACCAATATCTGCGCCAGCAGCTGTCCCAGGATATGGCGCTGGTGTTGCAGCAGCCGAAGGGCGAGCCGGAGTACAACATGAAGGATCTGAAAGCGACGTGGGAAAAACTGATGGTGCCAGCGCCCGCTGCGGCAGTGAGCGCAGCGCCGGAGGCGGTCGATGCGCATAGTGAGGCGTCGGATATTCCTCCTGCACAGTAA
- a CDS encoding sugar kinase, with the protein MSKKIAVIGECMIELSEKNAAVNRGFGGDTLNTSVYIARQTSAEALSVHYVTALGTDTFSQQMLESWQGEQVKTDLIQRMADRLPGLYYIETDDTGERTFYYWRNEAAAKFWLESESADAICETLATFDYLYLSGISLAILSAASREKLLTLLRECRANGGKVIFDNNYRPRLWASKEETRQVYQQMLECTDIAFLTLDDEDALWGEVPVAEVIARTHAAGVEEVVVKRGADSCLVAIAGQPLLEIPAVTLPKENVIDTTAAGDSFSAGYLAVRLTGGDAEAAAKRGHLTASTVIQYRGAIIPREAMPE; encoded by the coding sequence ATGTCTAAGAAAATTGCCGTGATTGGCGAATGTATGATTGAACTGTCAGAGAAGAACGCGGCGGTAAATCGCGGCTTCGGCGGCGATACCTTAAACACTTCCGTGTATATCGCGCGCCAGACCAGCGCCGAGGCATTGAGCGTGCATTACGTCACCGCGCTGGGCACCGATACCTTCAGCCAGCAGATGCTGGAATCATGGCAGGGCGAGCAGGTAAAAACCGATCTGATCCAGCGTATGGCTGACCGCCTGCCTGGCCTGTACTACATTGAAACGGACGATACCGGCGAGCGCACGTTCTACTACTGGCGCAATGAGGCCGCCGCCAAATTCTGGCTCGAAAGCGAGAGTGCGGACGCTATCTGCGAAACGCTGGCGACCTTTGACTACCTCTACCTGAGCGGCATCAGCCTCGCCATTCTTAGCGCAGCCAGCCGCGAAAAACTGCTCACCCTGCTGCGTGAATGCCGCGCCAACGGGGGGAAAGTGATTTTCGATAACAACTACCGCCCGCGCCTGTGGGCCAGCAAAGAAGAGACCCGCCAGGTTTATCAGCAAATGCTGGAATGTACCGATATCGCCTTCCTGACTCTGGATGACGAAGACGCGCTGTGGGGGGAAGTACCGGTAGCGGAGGTTATCGCTCGCACCCATGCCGCGGGCGTGGAAGAAGTGGTCGTGAAGCGCGGCGCCGATTCCTGCCTGGTGGCGATTGCCGGCCAGCCACTGCTGGAGATACCTGCAGTGACGTTGCCGAAAGAGAACGTGATCGATACCACCGCGGCAGGTGATTCGTTCAGCGCCGGTTATCTGGCGGTGCGCCTGACCGGCGGCGACGCCGAAGCGGCCGCGAAGCGCGGGCACCTGACCGCCAGCACGGTGATTCAATATCGCGGCGCGATTATCCCACGCGAAGCCATGCCGGAGTAA
- a CDS encoding MFS transporter — MQATATTIDNAQDATPVNSRNKVVVASLIGTAIEFFDFYIYATAAVIVFPHIFFPQGDAAAATLQSLATFAIAFVARPIGSALFGHFGDRVGRKVTLVASLLTMGISTVVIGLLPSYESIGILAPMLLALARFGQGLGLGGEWGGAALLATENAPPRKRALYGSFPQLGAPIGFFFANGTFLLLSWLLSDQQFMEWGWRVPFIFSAVLVIIGLYVRVSLHETPVFAKVAAAKKQVKIPLGTLLTKHLRVTVLGTFIMLATYTLFYIMTVYSMTFSTAAAPIGLGLPRNEVLWMLMMAVIGFGVMVPVAGLLADAFGRRKSMIIITTMIILFALFAFKPMLGSGNPLLVFAFLLLGLSLMGLTFGPMGALLPELFPTEVRYTGASFSYNVASILGASVAPYIAAWLQGNYGLAAVGTYLAVMAALTLIALLLTHETRHQSL, encoded by the coding sequence ATGCAAGCCACAGCCACTACCATCGACAACGCGCAAGACGCCACGCCGGTCAATTCGCGTAATAAGGTCGTCGTCGCCTCGCTCATCGGCACCGCCATTGAGTTCTTCGACTTCTATATTTACGCCACCGCCGCGGTTATCGTCTTCCCACATATCTTCTTTCCGCAGGGCGATGCCGCCGCCGCGACGCTACAGTCGCTGGCGACCTTCGCTATCGCCTTTGTCGCGCGGCCCATCGGTTCGGCGCTGTTCGGCCACTTCGGCGACCGTGTCGGCCGTAAGGTCACCCTCGTCGCTTCGTTGCTGACCATGGGGATCTCGACCGTGGTTATCGGCCTGCTGCCGAGCTATGAGAGCATTGGCATTCTGGCGCCGATGCTGCTGGCGCTGGCGCGCTTTGGTCAGGGCCTCGGCCTTGGCGGTGAATGGGGCGGCGCGGCGCTGCTGGCGACGGAAAATGCTCCGCCGCGCAAACGGGCACTGTACGGTTCTTTCCCGCAGCTGGGCGCGCCGATCGGCTTCTTCTTCGCCAACGGTACCTTCCTGCTGCTGTCGTGGCTGCTGAGCGACCAGCAGTTTATGGAATGGGGCTGGCGCGTACCGTTTATCTTCTCCGCCGTGCTGGTCATTATCGGTCTGTACGTTCGAGTTTCACTGCATGAAACGCCGGTGTTCGCCAAGGTGGCGGCAGCGAAAAAACAGGTCAAAATCCCGCTCGGCACCCTGCTGACCAAACACCTGCGCGTGACCGTGCTCGGCACCTTTATCATGCTGGCGACCTATACCCTGTTCTACATCATGACCGTTTACTCGATGACCTTCAGTACCGCCGCAGCGCCGATCGGTTTAGGGCTACCGCGTAACGAAGTGCTGTGGATGCTGATGATGGCGGTCATTGGTTTCGGCGTAATGGTGCCGGTGGCAGGCCTGCTGGCAGATGCCTTTGGCCGTCGTAAGAGCATGATTATCATCACCACGATGATTATCCTGTTTGCGCTGTTCGCCTTTAAACCGATGTTGGGTTCCGGCAATCCGCTGCTGGTCTTCGCTTTCCTGCTGCTCGGTCTGAGCCTGATGGGGCTGACGTTCGGCCCAATGGGCGCACTGCTGCCGGAGCTATTCCCGACGGAAGTTCGTTACACCGGCGCATCGTTCTCCTATAACGTCGCGTCGATCCTCGGCGCCTCGGTCGCGCCGTATATCGCCGCCTGGCTGCAGGGTAACTACGGTCTGGCCGCGGTTGGCACCTATCTGGCGGTCATGGCGGCGCTGACGCTGATCGCTCTACTGCTGACCCACGAAACCCGCCACCAGTCGCTGTAA